A portion of the Bacillus thuringiensis genome contains these proteins:
- the kinB gene encoding sporulation sensor histidine kinase KinB, with the protein MELIRDLLIQIAIIILPLFLYEAIRLNRYQEMPPKPNRYFIMFLSSVTLVLSMTYSICFGNVCGYNFHPIPIVSGFLYGGIVGLIPAVIFVAYEWLLKGMSFLPVLEVTFLLIVPLFLSKKWSLFSRDKKLILAFMISSFYVLVSLVLGMINVLLETGFTPYISQIYSGFIFASLIMVMTMVFQVYLTEYLNENALLRTEMQKSEKLNIVSELAASVAHEVRNPLTVVRGFIQLLESTEDVKNKDYMRLVLAELDRAEQIISDYLNLARPQIEKKEHICLSAQLIEMTTLMSSFAAMQGVYLQVEISESLYTIGDKTKLKQAIMNVVKNGIEAIQGNKGYLKVTAIQKDETIIIRVKDSGVGMTKEQLVRLGQPYYSLKEKGTGLGLMVTFSILQAHNGTLEYKSESGKGTEAIIILPAVQNKE; encoded by the coding sequence ATGGAGCTTATCCGTGATTTGTTGATTCAAATTGCCATCATAATTTTACCACTATTTTTATATGAAGCGATTCGTTTAAATCGCTATCAAGAAATGCCTCCGAAGCCAAATCGTTACTTTATTATGTTTTTATCTAGCGTTACGCTCGTTCTCTCCATGACATACTCTATTTGTTTTGGTAATGTGTGTGGGTATAACTTTCACCCAATTCCAATTGTCAGTGGTTTTTTATATGGTGGGATTGTTGGTTTAATCCCAGCGGTTATTTTTGTTGCATATGAATGGTTACTAAAGGGAATGAGCTTTCTTCCAGTTTTAGAAGTAACATTTCTATTGATAGTTCCGCTGTTTTTATCAAAGAAATGGTCTCTTTTTTCAAGAGATAAGAAATTAATTTTAGCATTTATGATTTCATCATTTTATGTGCTTGTATCTTTAGTATTAGGCATGATTAATGTTCTTTTGGAAACAGGATTTACACCATATATTTCGCAAATATATAGCGGATTTATATTTGCCTCGCTTATCATGGTCATGACAATGGTATTTCAGGTGTATTTAACTGAATATTTAAATGAAAATGCATTGCTACGTACAGAGATGCAAAAATCAGAAAAGCTTAATATTGTAAGTGAGTTAGCAGCAAGTGTGGCACATGAAGTTCGTAATCCACTTACTGTTGTTCGTGGATTTATCCAATTGCTAGAAAGTACAGAAGATGTGAAGAATAAGGATTATATGCGTCTCGTATTAGCTGAATTGGATCGGGCGGAACAAATTATTTCAGATTACTTGAATTTAGCAAGGCCGCAAATTGAGAAAAAAGAACACATTTGTTTATCAGCCCAATTAATAGAAATGACCACTCTCATGTCGTCATTTGCGGCGATGCAAGGTGTATATTTACAAGTTGAAATTTCAGAAAGTCTTTATACGATTGGTGATAAGACAAAATTAAAGCAAGCTATTATGAATGTTGTTAAAAATGGTATTGAAGCAATTCAAGGAAATAAAGGATATTTAAAAGTAACAGCTATTCAAAAAGACGAAACAATCATAATAAGAGTTAAAGATAGTGGTGTTGGTATGACGAAAGAACAGTTAGTAAGGCTGGGGCAACCATATTATTCTTTAAAAGAAAAAGGGACAGGACTAGGGCTTATGGTAACATTTAGTATTTTACAAGCGCATAATGGTACATTGGAATATAAGAGTGAAAGTGGAAAAGGCACTGAAGCAATTATTATATTACCAGCTGTACAAAATAAGGAATAA